One segment of Macaca fascicularis isolate 582-1 chromosome 4, T2T-MFA8v1.1 DNA contains the following:
- the PNLDC1 gene encoding poly(A)-specific ribonuclease PNLDC1 isoform X10 — MDLGADEFEESLPLLQELVQEADFVGLDIEFTGLRSNLSGPQQISLFDLPSEWYLKTRQSVQQFTICQIGLSVFSAIEGEANKYIAHSCNFFLFPTTFGILDSEFSFQASSVQFLNQYGFNYNKFLKNGIPYMNEEQEKKIRHDILTGNWRVRSSPDKDQIKAVIDKVTRWLDLAKEGFQAFEVQLVLRQALPDIWTVLKDEGVVVKKVSKQHRWYLQNTSCDRESCWKEKILLSARGFSVFFQMLVKAQKRRNLAVLPRVVSNPWDQVIYLRWPPRMVGLQA, encoded by the exons ATGGACTTGGGCGCCGACGAGTTCGAGGAGAGCCTTCCTCTGCTGCAGGAGCTCGTCCAGGAGGCGGACTTCGTGG GTCTGGACATAGAGTTCACGGGCCTTCGATCCAACCTGTCTGGACCCCAGCAGATCAG TCTTTTTGATTTGCCATCGGAGTGGTACCTAAAGACCCGTCAGAGCGTTCAGCAATTTACAATCTGTCAGATTG GATTGTCTGTGTTTTCCGCTattgaaggagaagcaaacaa GTATATAGCCCATTCGTGTAACTTTTTTCTCTTCCCCACAACGTTTGGGATTTTGGACTCAGAATTCTCTTTCCAGGCTTCCAGTGTTCAGTTTTTGAATCAGTATGGCTTCAACTATAACAAG TTTCTCAAAAACGGAATCCCATATATGAATGAAGAACAGGAGAAGAAAATTCGACACGATATCCTGACTGGGAACTGGAGAGTCCGCAG CTCTCCAGATAAAGACCAAATCAAGGCGGTGATTGACAAAGTGACACGGTGGCTGGACCTGGCCAAGGAAG GCTTCCAGGCCTTTGAGGTCCAACTGGTGCTGAGGCAGGCCCTCCCCGACATCTGGACGGTGCTGAAAGATGAGGGG GTGGTAGTGAAGAAAGTGAGTAAACAACATCGCTGGTATCTTCAGAACACCTCTTGTGACCGAGAGAGCTGTTGGAAGGAAAAGATTCTTCTCTCTGCAAGgggtttttctgtctttttccaaATGCTGGTGAAAGCCCAGAAG agacggaatcttgcagtgttgcccagggtggtctcgaacccctgggatCAAGTAATctacctgcgttggcctcccagaatggtgggattacaggcgtga